From Vigna angularis cultivar LongXiaoDou No.4 chromosome 11, ASM1680809v1, whole genome shotgun sequence:
aaaaaaaaacgtACCGTGCTTGAAATTTCAATTCTTGAAGATGACAGATTTGGCAATGCGCATCAAGGGTTCCAAGCAATCCGGGGTGAATTTCCTGGCGAATAGGTAAGACTCAGAATTATTGGACTGGCGGAGCCGGAGAATTAGTTCCGACGAGACTTCCGAAGGCCGGTAAGTATAGGGGTGACCGTTGACGGTGCCGGTCCAATTAACTCTGGTGAGCGTGTATTTGGTGCAGCCATCAGGATCTGCCATGGACAAGAGCGTGGGAAAGTAATGCTCCTCGGGGTAGCATTCGTCGTCGCGGTAACAGGGGATCTTGAATTTCCTCCAGAGGGTTCGGTCCTTGACGACGAGGAGAGCGTGGCGGCGCGTGAGGGCGAAGAATTGGGAGCCGACGCGGAACTTTTCGAAGGGGACTTCGGGCATCAAGGCGTAGCGGCCGCGGGAGGAGTAGCGTTTCCAGAGCCTGGGAGCGTGGGAGAGGATTTCGATGAAAGATTTGTACTTGAGGCGGATGCCGAGGCGGGAGGATTCGGGATCGGAGGAGTCGAAGGTGGGGGAGACGAGGAGGGAGTGGTAGGTGTAGGTGAAGGAGTGGAGAGGGACGCAGTGCTGGGAGAGGAGGGCGAAGTAGGCGTTGGCGGGGTCGTCGAGGAGGGCAGTGGCGAGGAGGCGGCGCGTGGCGGAGATGAGGGTGGGGGAGGCGCGGAAGGTGCGTTTGGAGGGGATGAATTTGTTGGCGAAGAGCGGCGAGAGAGGGCGCGTGATGTTGACGGAGGGGTCGGCGTGGATGTAGATGTTGAAGAGGTTAGACGGGGTGTCGTGGAAGAAGAGGTCCCAGAGGGGGGAGAAGTGCAGATCGGTGTTTGTGAGGAAAAGGAAGGCTATTTTGAGAGAGGGGTTTTTGGATGAGAGGTGGAAGAATTTGGAGGGGTTGGTGGCGGAGGCGGTGGAGGCGCGGGAATTGGCGAGGGTGATGGCGCGGTTGAAGAGGTTGATGTCATCGAGTTCGTCGGAGGGGGAGATTGGTAGAGAGTGGGGTTTGGGAGGAAGGATCCGAGGAGCGAGGAAGAAGAGGATTGGGAGGGAGAGGAGGAGGGAGAAGGTTAACACAAATGGGGTTGAGAACATTGAATTTGGGGCAATCCTCAATTGAGGTAAAATGCTCCACTGCAACACTCCTCCTGCCACTACCGGCCAATGCCTCTGGTCTGGAATTGTGAACGATCGATTTCTATTCCTCTCCACTACTCATCAATCGatcactctctctttctctttctctttctctgtctCTGTGTTTCTGGGAcagaaacaaaaacagaaacacaaaaacacacGGGTTTTTGTTTTCTAGGGTTGGGGGAAGAAAAGAGGGGTTAATGTTTTTGTCGGGAGAAAAAAGGGTTTGGGTTTGGTGAGAGGAGAAAGATTGGgtgtggaagaagaaggtgggTAGTGGCTACAGGAGGGGTTGAGGTTgggatttttcctttttcctttttctgttATCTTCTATCACGCTCTACTGTGTAACTGCGAGGTGTTACCGTACCATACCACATCTAACTTCACACAATTCAAATTCCGCTGGAAAACAAAATCgcaggttttttttttttttttttttaaccctGCCAAGTTTGCTTTTGTTGGTAACAATAGCAAACTAACTTGAATCAGGCGTTAGCCAAAACCATATACGCTACCTCGCCACCTTCAGATTCTATTCTTAGATAAAACTGTGTTACCAGAAAATTAAACTTTCttgttgataaaaataatatcaacaacCGAAAAATACCTTAATAATCTATTCACTCTTTTTCCATCTATATACATTAATATATTGCTTTTTTTTGTCCAtcgatatttattaaaaatactgtATTATTGTTTACGTTTATAAACcgatttttttacaaaattatattgttaatatattatagtattttatattgagtataaaaatataaaccttttaatataaaagtatagTAAACTATTTAGTTAaagtatacatatttaaatattaaataaaataaaataaattaatttgaattttgaatttttttaaagcaGTCCTTTCCAATATATTATTGCTTTAAACTATGACTCTTTATCTATTACATTTTGATAATAATGTATACATCAATTTAcactttgttttaaaataatttatattttaaaaactaattttatatcaaatctattataatataagaaaagaaaatactgaaaatttattttaatatccaTATTGTCAGACCCCATTAAAACACACCAAAAAAACCCAAGTAGTGGGATCCATGTGCCAAAAAGAGAGTGAGCGTCTCAGTTAGTGAAAAACAGGTGGCTGCAGGAGAGTGGCCGTTCGTTTTGGGTAACGACAGTATTTAAGGCCAAATTTCAAATAACGTGTCACTTCTCTGCatgtctttcttcttctccaaactgctgaaactcttttctcctccttctctctgaaatctcattcttctctctaagaaaatctcaccatttcttcttccgatcacctctCGGGCACTGCTGGAACACTCCTGGCATCAAGAGCTTCCAtttaaaccgatcggtttgtgattatgagctggtaagtttctttctctttaagcaCGTTCGTTCATTCTCACATGCAACTCTCTATTTCTGGTCGCCTAATGGGATGATATAATTCTGAGTGTCCTGGTTTCTCTGTTTGGTCCAGTACTCCTAAAACGGGATTGTCGAACGTTAGGTCTTTGGTAGTGGGGAGCTACAGTCTGCCtcgttgaacgttcggttacgtatagaggtaaggaaagcttatataatttaatttagcttGTTGTGTTGAATGTTTGTATGCTTGCATGATacgtttgattatttgatgagtatgaaatatgattgtacTGCTGGTTTGGATGTGTGGATGGACGTATAATATACGCTATGAACTGAGTTGGAATAGAGTTTAATCTTCGAACCATAGTATTCTGAGCAAAGGTGATAGTATGGTCGAGCATCAttagcgagcgttcggtctttctTGGGAGTGCATGGTCTTACTTGAATTATCATGCGTTAGGGATAATGTTTAAGAGTCTTTCTGTAATATTATATAAGAATAGGTAAATTGTGACCGAGAGTTTGTATTCATCGATCAGTTTTCGTTGAGCATCCGTTCATTTTAAGTTCTTCTTCTAAAAAGGATTTCGTTAATGAAGAGCGTGTTATAATAGTAGATATGCATATATGAGTGTTCAGTCTAATTGTAGTTCTTCTTTAGACTTCCTAAACAGTGTAGTTAAATGTGTTATATACTACTTAAGGTCGTAGACATTATTGTTCTTTTTCCTTCAGAATAAGTGGTGGCTCAATTGTATAGATTTATATTCATTCGTTTTATGTGAGTTTATTAGTGATCGGTCTTAAATCAAGCGTTCAGTTTCAGTAACACTCGTTCCTGATAAGCAtttggtcttggaccagcgcttgtccaatagtgttcggtttctacagggctcggtcttaaaccaagcgctgtgtcttgttttctttaatatattattactatGCTTAGAATCAGAGTCTTCATTCAAACTAGATAGCGTTCGTTATTCCATAGTTTCTCATCAGTATTAGTATTTAGTGTAAAT
This genomic window contains:
- the LOC108320784 gene encoding glycosyltransferase BC10, whose protein sequence is MFSTPFVLTFSLLLSLPILFFLAPRILPPKPHSLPISPSDELDDINLFNRAITLANSRASTASATNPSKFFHLSSKNPSLKIAFLFLTNTDLHFSPLWDLFFHDTPSNLFNIYIHADPSVNITRPLSPLFANKFIPSKRTFRASPTLISATRRLLATALLDDPANAYFALLSQHCVPLHSFTYTYHSLLVSPTFDSSDPESSRLGIRLKYKSFIEILSHAPRLWKRYSSRGRYALMPEVPFEKFRVGSQFFALTRRHALLVVKDRTLWRKFKIPCYRDDECYPEEHYFPTLLSMADPDGCTKYTLTRVNWTGTVNGHPYTYRPSEVSSELILRLRQSNNSESYLFARKFTPDCLEPLMRIAKSVIFKN